The DNA segment TGGCCGAAACCTGCACTCACCTGTCCCTGCATCATGTTCGGGCACGAGAATGGAAAGGTGATCTCGTGTTGCTGCATGAACTGGCGGATGGCCCAGCGGACCGATCCTATGGCTTGGCGGTCGCAAAACTGGCCGGGGTCCCCAACACAGTGGTCAATCGCGCGCGCCAAGTGCTCCAAAAATTGGAGGATGCGCGCAATGAAACGGGTGGTTTGGCGGCCGGATTGGGGGAATTGCCGTTGTTCGCCGCCGCTGCGCCAACCGCCCCAGAACAATCCAAAGAAGAAGCGTTGGCCGCGAAGCTTTTGGAAACGGACATCGATGCGCTCAGCCCGCGCGATGCCTTAGACCTGTTGTATGAGCTGAAACGCAGCGTGGATTGAGCCGGGTATTCGGCGCATTTGCTGGCCGCGCTTGCACCAATCTTTAACACTCTTTTTGCTATCACATTGCCCATGTCAAACAACATGTTCGCAAACCCGAAAACAGCGCTCGGCTTCGCCGGAGTTACGATCGCGATCGGCGTGGCCGCCTCATTTGGCGCCAGCCACTTCCTGCCCACGTCCGGACAAGACGTTGAGGCAGCAAAAGTCGTTGAAGCACCTGCGGCGCCCACAGCTCCTGCCACTGCGAACCAAGCGCCAGCGACCACGGCGTGGGCCGATGAAGAATTTACCGACGATTGGAACACATCGGCCGTGGATACAGCGAACGGGTTTAACGGCCCTCAGAGTGCCGACAGCCAATCTGAACCTGGTGAGCCGACCTTTGGTGACTTTGCCCCGCAATCACGCGATGCCTCCCGCAGTTCCGGTTCGGCGCGACGCGGACCAACACGTTCTGCGCCTGGTCCCGTGATCCGGTCGGGCGCTGCGCCTGGCGCACCGGAATTACGTCCCCCTGGCGGCGGCGGAAGCGGAAGCGGTGAATTGGTTCAAGTCGATTGAGCTTGCCTGCCGATGCGCGATTCAATTCAGCGCGTTGGCACCGGAACATCGCCGGAATAATCATAAAAGCCGCGGTCGGTCTTACGGCCCAACCAACCCGCTTCGACATATTTGACCAGCAACGGCGCCGGGCGATACTTCGTATCCCGCGTGGTGCGATACAACACATTGATAATGTCGAGACATGTATCCAAGCCAACAAAATCCGCGAGCTGTAATGGGCCCATCGGATGGTTCAGGCCCAAACGACATCCTTTGTCGATATCTTCGATGCCTGCGGTCGATTGACCCAAAACAAAGACCGCTTCGTTGATCATCGGCAATAGGATGCGGTTCACAACAAAACCCGGTTCATCTTGGCTCAGCACGACTTCTTTGCCCAACCCTTCGGCAAAGGCGGTGACGCGATCGGTTGTCTCTTTTGATGTTGCCAGACCAGGAATAACCTCAATCAGCCCCATCACCGGCACAGGATTGAAAAAGTGAAGGCCGATAAAGCGTTCCGGATCCGGGGAATGGTTTGCCATGCGTGTGATCGGGATTGAACTGGTGTTGGACGCCATGATCGCATCTTTGCCCAGCACTTTGCCTGCGTTTTCAAAAATGGACTGTTTGATCGGTTCTTTTTCGGTCGCCGCCTCGATGATCAATTCCGCATCGGCCATCGGCGCATAGTCGCCGATTGGCACAACTTTCGAAAGAAGAGCCTCTGCGGCATCGACCTCAATCTTGCCTCGACCGACCAATTTGCCGGCGGCTTTCTCAATCTTGCTTTTGCCAGCCTCTGCCGTGGCAAGATCAATATCTGCGAGCAGCACTTGCATTCCTTGAGCGGCGACCGTTTGAGCGATCCCGGTGCCCATTTGACCGGCTCCGATTACAGCGATTTTCCGCATGACATTTCCCTTCGCAAGTGCAGCAAAGCGCGGTCACTAGCGGGGAAGAAGGCCGATGACTAGCGAATAGCTACCGATTGGCGCCGGGCACCCATTTAACATCCGATGCCCCGTCATCATTCAACACACGGGCCATGACGAACAACAAGTCGGATAGACGATTCACATACGCCATCGCGGCAGGATTGATCGCGTCCTCCTGCGCCAATTGCGTCATCAATCGTTCCGCTGCACGCGTGCTTGCGCGGGCGACATGAGTTCGCGCCGCCGCTTCGCTCCCGCCGGGAAGGACAAAACTGGTCAGAGGTTCCAGCGTTTCATTCAACGCATCTATTCGTTGCTCAAGCCAAGTGGCTTGGCCGTCAACGATCCTCAAAACCATTTCAGACGGGGCGAAATCACCATTCTCAGCCGGCGTTGCTAAATCCGCACCCAGATCAAACATATCGTTTTGAACACGGGTCAAAATTGAACGGTGCGATGCGCTTTGCGCGCTCTGCCCATCGCCTATGGCACAAATGGCCAGACCAATCGCGCTGTTCGCTTCATCAACAGCACCGATTGCGGCAATGCGCGCGGAATGCTTGGCCGTGCGCGATCCGTCGACCAACCCGGTCGTACCGTCATCGCCGGTGCGCGTGTAGATCTTGTTCAGTTTAACCATGGGCCAACCTTAGGCGACGGTGCTTGACGATTACGTGCTCGCCAGGAGCGCGACAACAGCCACTACGGCGATTGCGGCTGCTTGGTATTTGATCCGCGCAAACATGGCTTTGTTTTGCAACATCTGCATTTCTGTGACGGTTTCCCCTTCCCCCGTCTCAAGATCGATCTTGGTCGTCTTAAGGAACGCGATAACGCCCCGAATAAACGCCGCAAGGACAAGGATGCAGAGAACGATGAGCAGGGGAATCCATATGTAGGTCATGACGTAGAAATGGGAGCTTTCATCCGAAAATGCCACCCTTCAATTTATGCAACCGCAATTGCTCTGCAAGCATCAAACCGTCCTCACCTGCCTCCCGCCGCTCAGCTAAGGCGGGGGAGCCCCTCCGCTTTGCAAGTTTTTTTCCGTCATCATCAAGCAACAGGCCATGATGATGCCAACGCGGCACAGGCAATTTGAGCAAGGCTTGCAAGAGCCTGTGAATGTGCGTGGCGGAGAAAAGGTCTTTGCCGCGGGTGACCAGTGTCACACCGTCTGCAGCATCATCCAAAGTGGCGGCCAAATGGTAACTTGCCGGGGCATCTTTGCGGACAAGGACGACGTCGCCATACATTTGGGGATCCGCCACCAAGGTGCCGGCGATATCATCGACCCACTCAACTTCGCCTACTTCGCGCATCGCCTTATCAACATCCAATCGAAAGGCGGCCGGTTTGCTCGGGTCAAAAGGCTTTTTCTTGCAGGTTCCTGGATAGATCAGACCGTCTGGACCGTGTCGCGCACCCGCCTTCTCAATGTCTTTGCGGGTGCATGTGCACGGATAAAGCAGCCCGCGAGCCAGCAATGCCTGTGCCGCATCGTCATAGGAATCCAATCGGGTCGATTGGAGAGGCACCTCGTCCCATTCGAGGCCCAACCATTCCAGGTTCCGAAGGTATTCGTCGATCAAGTCCGGGCGCGAGCGTGCGCCATCTATGTCCTCTATCCTCACGATAAATGAGCCGCCGGCGTCTTTGGCCAGATCGTGGGCAACCACGGCGGAATACGCATGGCCCAAATGCATCGGCCCGTTCGGGCTGGGCGCAAACCGTGTCACAATTTGTGCAGCGTTGGATGATAGAGGCTTCATGCAGTGCATCCATGCCATAGCAAGTCCGCTGTGGATATGGGGCCTTTTGTGGCTTTGACTCTTACGCTGGTCGCGTCATGTTCGTGTCAATCAGGGGAGAGCGCCGGACGTGTTCAAAAGCGAACTGATCGAAAATGCGGCCCGATTCCGAAGCCTTGCAGAAGATGCGGGATCGAACCTGTCGGCGTGCCCGGCTCTTGTGTTGAACGCGGATTACACGCCGCTTTCGTATTATCCTTTGAGTCTTTGGCCTTGGCAGACAGCGATCAAAGCGGTGTTTTTGGATCGCGTCGACATCGTCGAAAGCTATGATCGCGAAGTGCATTCGCCGTCATTGGATATGAAGATCCCAAGCGTGATCGCGCTCAGACAATATGTGAAGCAGAGCGAATTTCCGGCCTTCACACGGTTCAACGTGTTCCTGCGCGATCGATTCCAATGCCAATATTGCGGCAATGAAGAGAGCCTAACATTTGATCACGTCATCCCGCGGCGTTTGGGGGGAAAGACGACGTGGGAGAACATCGTCACAGCTTGCTCGCCCTGCAATATGAAAAAGGGTGGGCGAACCCCAAAACAAGCCCATATGCCCGTGTCGATGAAAGCAATCCGACCGACCAGTTGGCAATTGCAGCAATATGGCAAGAAATTCCCGCCCAATTACCTGCATGAAACTTGGAGAGATTGGCTCTATTGGGACGTTGAGCTGGAGGCTTAAATCAGCCTTCGATCACTCGCGTTTCTGGGTGATGCTTGTCGAGATGCTTTTTGATAATCCGCAAATTGCGCGTGTTTGATCTGAACATGAAATCCGCCGCATCCCCAACCAAGGGCAGCAACCCAATCGCCGTATCAAAAGCGACATTAGCGCCCATCCGCGTGAGGTGCCATTTCGACAATCCCAAATTGCGGGCTTCCCAGACCAAATAAGCACCCATCGCGGTCGTCACAATGTCGCCCAATACAGGGATCAAGCCGATCAAAGCATCAAGACCAATGGGCACATTCACACCGGGGATGCGGAAACTACGCTCCAGCAACAACTCCATTGCTTCCACCCGCGCGCGGATCGAAACCGGGTCTGTCCCCGTCGGTAAGGCTAGGCCCATAACCTGAGGCCCATCACCGGCCTTTTGTCCAGAACCGGTTGTAAAACCATCGAATTGCGGACCGTTCGGGCCGTTCATGTCACTCTCCTTCCCCTCCTAAGTGGTGGGTTGAGACAGCGGGAACAAGGGGTGAAGGCCCCATTGGTTGGCTTGGTAGCCGTTCACACCGCCGCGAACCAACGACCAACGCACAGGCGCGCCAAGCGGAATGAAGACCTCTTCTTGCGTCAACAATGCATGGGCATCCACCAACAGCGATAGCTTGGCTTCGGGGTCTTTAAGGGTCAACGATTCTTGGATTAGCGCATCGGCTTCGGCCGAACACAGGCCCATTTCAAGCGAGCAATTGAATTGATTCAAGAACCAGCGAGGCGAAGAATATCGAGCCAGCCGGTCATGCAATTCCAGATCGGCCCCTTCTCCCAATCCTGCGCGAACCGACGTCACGCCAATGGCTTGCCATGCATTGGACAATTCCTCGAACAACAGATCGCTGCCGGGACCATCGGGCAGGCCGACGCGCACTGTAGGCTCTTCGTCGGATTGGGCGGCCCATTGCGCTATCCGCCTCGTCGCGATGTTCCGGCGATCCTCGATGCTTTGTCCACCCCAACGGCCCTGAGGGTATTGCGCGGGCGAAAATAGCTCTTGTGGAACCAACCATTGCGATGCTTGCCAACCACCAAGGCCAAAAGGTTGAATCAATTCACTACGATCAATGGCCATAGAAAGCGCTTCTCTAAGCGCGGCGTCAGACAACACACCGGATTCTCGTCGGACCATCAGTCCAAAAACACCAAGTGTCGGATCGACCTGCACGGTTCCGCGCGACAACGGGCCAAGCTGCGCCATCGGGAATGTTGCGATTGTGCCCCCCATCAACACATCAACTTCGCCATTTGCGAACGCATCCACAGCCGCGCGTCCCGGCAATGCTTGAACGGTCACGCCGCGTGAAACTTCTGCCCAGTCTTCTCTGGCGGGCAGTCCGCGTTCTTGAGGGGGTAGAGCACGAAGACGCGCCTGCACTGATTCCTCGTCGCCTGACATCACCATCGGGCCGGCCCCATTGCCTTGATTGACAAAGCCCAATTCAGGTTGTGCCAAAAGGCGCAGGAAATCGGGCATTGGCCCTGACAATCGCAGCTCAACAACCCGACCAGTCATCGCCCGAATTTCGGTTATTTTGGCAAGATCGAGGCCCAATGAGGTGCCATCCAGCCGCCGGATTGTGTCTTCGAGCAGGATACGGGCCTCTGCAGCGGTAATCGCTTCTCCGTCGGGCCAATTGGAGTTGCGCAGCCGGAAAATATAGCTGAGACCGTCGTCGGTGACGATCCAACGTTCGGCAATCGCTGGAACGACTTGGCCAGCCGGATCCAATCCGACCAAACCTTCATTGGTCGATCCGCGAAGATGCTGCGCAGCAGTTGATAGGCGGACGCCGCTTTGAAACAGATCGTCGCCATCGCCATCGCCAATTATTGCAACGGCAACAGCGCCGCGATCGGTGCCGGGGCCGCAGGACGATACAATGATCGTCAGTATAATGGTGAGACAGATTCGGAACACGCCACCACGTCTAGCAGGTAGCGTCACGCAGGTCAGCGCCTGGACGTGTTTCTGTTAGTCAAAACTTTGGAAAAACGCTCTGCGTTAAACTTTGCGCAGACTGCTAGCATCAGGTTGAGGGGGGGCCCGGTGTGCGTAAGATGGACCCGAATTCACAATAGCCGCGGTGTTCACTTCGGCCTGAGGAGCGCGCGCCCTTTGCGAATCGACCTCTTCGTCAAACGCAATGCCAAAACGTTGGTCTTGAACCCATGCAACGCTGCCATCGATCTTGCCGATGTTGCGCAACTCAACCTCAACGCGATTGCCGCGCTTCACACGCATCGTGCCTTCGCCCATCATTCCGCCATCGGAAAGATTACGGACACGAACACGATGCTGTTCGGTTTCCTGTTCAACTCGGACATTGGCGAGGAGAAACAGACTGTCGCGTGATACGCTCCTTGTCTCAAGACCCGTCATTGTTCCAATTACTCCTGACACGATAGGGCAACCGCCCCATTTAACAGTTCCGGCCCAAGGCTGTTGCCGAGCGCCTTTGCACGTATCACGGTGTATCCTCGCTCGGTAAACGGCCCGTTAATTCTATGCCGTCGGCATCCGTGTTGTTACGATGCGTCCCAATCTGAGACGACTTTGGCCGGCGCTCGTTGCTAAAGGCCAGCAGCTCGCAAAAGCGACAATCAGTTGTCGCGTGAGACTTTCTCACGGCGCTCATGCGCTTCTTGCGCTTCGACTGTCATGGTCGCGACCGGGCGGGCGATAAGCCGGCGCAAACCGATTGGATCGCCGGTGACTTCACAAAACCCGTACTCGCCTTGCTCAATCCGGCGCAGGGCCGAGTCTATTTTGGAAACCAATTTGCGTTGACGATCACGCGTGCGCAGTTCGATGCCCCAATCGGTTTCGCTGGATGCGCGATCGTTCAAATCCGCTTCGCGCATTGGGCCATCGGCCAAAGATTGAAGCGTTTGATCAGCCGCCGTATGGATCGACCGTTTCCATTCGATAAGCAGGAGCTGAAAATACGCTTGCTGCTTATCGTTCATATATTCCTCGTCGTCGCTCGGAGTATAATCCGGGCCTACAAGGCTTTTCGCTTTTTCAAAAAGATCGATATCTTCAGTCGCGGCCGCTGACATGTGGTCCTCTAATCCCAAAAACCTCTCGCAAGACCGTCCCGCCTTGGCGTGTGATTGTTCTCACAGCACCACTCGCCCCCCAGCAAGTCGCTACTGAGCGGCCCTATAGGCAACCGGTCCTTTCGGCACAAGCCGCTTTGATGCACCCTTCTCCACAATCGTGCATTTGCGGGACATTCGGCGGGTCAATCTGCCGCAAATGCGGCAGATTTTTCATGCGATCCTAGGTCGCTGACTAAAAAATTAACCGTCGCGTTAACCATTTGTTGACCATGATTCGAGACTTCTGACGTTGCGAGATCCGGACGGGGTTGGACCGCAACAAGAATTGGGCGTCATGCGAGACGCCGAAACGGGGAACGAGACATGAAACTGGAAACGATTAAAACCGACGACGCCACACCGCTTAACGATGGAGTTGCGGATCTGGCGATTGCAAAGTTTCTTTCGGAAGCAGCTGCGGGTGATGTCGCTGCTTTGTTCAACCTTGGTGTTGCGTATTCAACCGGCAGCAATGGTGTTGTGTGCGATTTGGTCGAAGCCCACAAATGGTTCAATCTCGCCGCATCGCGCGGACATGAAGAAGCCGGATGGTGCCGCGCCGATGTCTCTGATGAGATGACAGCCCGGGAAATCGCCGAAGCGCAACGCCGTGCACGCCGTTGGTTATCTGAAGAACGTCGCGCCGCCTAATTCTCGGCTATCCCCCTTTTTTGAATGGGGTTCTATCGTCGAGAATAAGTTGATCGGTTGCGACGCCTTCACGCTCGCGATCCAGAAAGTCGGCAACCGCCGCGCGAAAGCCTGGTTCGGCTAACCAATGCGCGGACCACGTTTGAACCGGCTCGTATCCCCGCGCCAACTTGTGCCCTCCTTGGGCTCCTGCTTCCACTCGAGGTAGTCGCCGTTCAATCGCGATGTCGATTGCCTGATAATAGCACAGTTCGAAGTGTAAGAACCGCACATCACGTGTGCATCCCCAATATCGCCCATAGATGGCGTCCGACCCTATGAAGTTGAGCGCGCCAGCGATGGCGACGCCTTCGTCATAGGCAAGGATCAAAACCATCCGATCACCCATACGCTCTCCCATCAAAGTGAAGGCTTCGCGCGTTAGATACGGCGTGCCCCATTTGCGCGCGCCAGTGTCTTGATAAAAAACCCAAAACGCATCCCAATGTTCGGGTTTGATATCGTCTCCGGTCAAACGCTCAATTCTTAACCCAGATCGCGCAGCGGCACGCTCTTTTCGAAGGTTTTTGCGTTTGCGCGACGCCAATTCATCCAGAAATCCATCAAAATTGTCGTAGTCGCGATTCAGCCAGTGAAATTGCAAATCGTTGCGCAACAACCAATCCGCGTCTTCGAACAAAGACACCTGATCTGGGTCAATAAAGGTGGCGTGGGCTGAAGAGAGACCATTTTGTTCGCAAACGATCTCCGCGCCTTTAAGCAGGTGACCGGAAAGCGCCGGATCAGACAGCAACAATCGCGGCCCGTTTGCCGGTGTAAACGGTGATGCGATTTGAAGTTTAGGGTAATAATTGCGCCCCGCCCTATGGAGCGCATCAGCCCATGATTGATCAAAGACATATTCGCCCTGGCTGTGCCCCTTTGCGTAGCTAGGCATCGCTGCAAGCAGGCGGTCTTGCCCATCGGTGATGGCGATCGGTGCAGGATCCCATCCTGTGCCTTCCCCGACACTGCCCGAATCTTCCAATGAAGTTAGAAATTCGTGGCTAATGAAAGGGTTACGGTCACCACCCAGACTATTCCATTGAGCTGCATTGAATTGTCCAACGCCGGGTGCAAGACGAACGGTTAGATCGCTTTGAGCGGGCGAGTCATCGTTCATCCGATCCCATCCCCTTCCGCAATTGCGGCATCGGCACACACGCCAATTTTTGCGCGATCATGTTGCGTACGCACGGTCCAAGTTAAGAGGGGGCGGCCCGTTTCACGCCAAATCTGTGACATAGCATTGGGCAGATCGCGCACATCGATCGCAAGAAAATCAGGGCTTGCCCGCTCCAAGGCGCCCGGCTGTCTCCACGCGCTCAAGAAACCGTGATCTAGAGTGTCAGTGCACACCAAACCGCGCGGAACATCGGCAGAGTGCTGCGCAAACCATTCGCCCATACGCGGGTCAAAGCTCATCACAGCCAATGCGCCAGAATAGCCTGCGACCACATCATTAATCACTGCACATGCACTATCGATATCAAATTCGGGAAACGATTTTACTTCGACCAAGATTGGTACTTTGCCACCGACCAATTCAAGCAAGTCTGCCAGGGTCCAAATCGTGTCGTCGGAGTCCTTAAGACGGATTTGACACAAATTGGTCGCGTTGTGATCAGCGACGGAACCATGGTCGCCGGTCAACCGATCAAGATCCCAATCATGAAAAACCAGCGGCACTTTGTCCGCGCTCATTTGAATATCGCATTCGATCCCAAAACCCACAGCGACCGCTTGTTCCATGGCGGTTTTGGAATTTTCAATGACCCCGCGCGAATGCAACCCGCGATGCGCGTATGTGTGGCGGGTGAACCATTGCGGGCCTGTGCGGATCGTCATTCGGCGATGGCGATAACCGCATCAACTTCAACCGCGGCACCCAATGGCAAAACGGGCACTCCTACGGCCGCGCGGGAATGCCGGCCCTTTTCACCAAAGACCTCAAACATCAAATCCGAAGCGCCATTCGCCACTTTCGGTTGATCGGTGAAGTCTCCCGTTGAACTAACGAAAGCTCCCAGTTTTACGACGCGCTCTACTTTTTCTAGCAAGCCGGCTTCATTCAATTGCGCCAGGATCATCAAACCACACGCGCGCGCCGCTTTGGTACCGCCGTCAAGATCTACGTTTTCGCCCAATCGACCGACCGCCAATTCGCCGTCGACAAATGGCAATTGCCCGGAAACATGTGCAAATCCGCCATGCACCACAACCGGCATATAACTGGCCACAGGGGCCGCCGCTTTGGGCAACGCGATGCCCAGCTCTTTTAGACGCGCTTCAATACTCATGCGGATTTCCCTTCCACTCTTTCGATCAACCAAGGCAGTGCCTTTTCCCATTCATCAATACGCGCGTCCGCATTCCCAGATTGATGCGCACAATCGATCGCACTGGCGATCATCGGTTCGCCACAAAAATGCAGTCGCATGACATCCGGTGTGGTTTCGCGGACGGATTGATGATGCTGTGCGAGGTCATCGATAAAGACCGCCCGGCTCGGTTCAAACTCTTCGATGATCTTTTTGAGAGCGGGGCCCTTAGGTCCCTGATTGGTGTAGACTTTTGCGTGGAGCCCTTGCGCTGCCAATTGTTCGGCGCGTTGATCGCGTCTGAAATCAACCAAATTGGTAAGGACCACAACATCGGCATGTTCGGTCAAAGCGTTGAGTGCATCAACCGCGCCGGGGATAGGCAATTGGCTGTCCATTTCTGTGTCAAAAAACCCTCCCAGTTTCTTCCAGATATCGGACGGCTCAAGCAGATCGCCGCTCTCTTTCCAACGCAACGCCTCGCCAAAATTCTGACCTTCGAGATTGAAATTGACGCCTTGGCTGTCTTCCAGCCAATCTTTGAAGTGCTTGACCATATATAAGATCACTTCATCGCAGTCGCTAATGATAAGAGGGCGGTTCATCTGTTTAAATCCTTTCGGGCGGCGACCAATTCTTCTGGGGTCACGGCAAGCGCTTCGGCGGCGCGGATAAGGTCGGGTTCGTAATTGGCAAGGAAATCCAGCGCTGAGCCAAGAATTTGCGGATTGTCCAGTCCTTGGCGCAAGCTATCGGGGGTTAGGCCCGTCAGATCGAGATACCGTTCGGCACGATCCTCGTCCTGCAACAACCAACCGATCGCCGCCAAAGCCAAGGTGGCCGCTCTGGTCGTGGCCTCTTGCGATCGAGATTTGGAGTGGTCTGGATCACGGTCAGAATCGGAAAAGTCTGAGATTGTCGTTGCCTTCGTCTGTGATAGGTTGTTTTGGGCGACATTCCGGTATCGAGCCATAGTGTCGGTCGGTGTTTTCCGGCCAACTCTAAATTGGCCAAGTTTGGTTGGGACATTCAGTGACAAAGCGAATTATGGTTGTCGAGGATAATGACCTCAACCGCAGATTGTTCTGTGACGTGCTAAAAGCAAATGGATTCGACGTAGAGCCGGTTGCGGATGGACAATACGTTTTGGAAACGGCGCGCAACACTTCCCCCGATCTTATCATTATGGACATTCAGTTGCCGGGAATGTCAGGCGTAGATTTAATTCTGGCAGCGAAACAAGATCAGGATTTGAAATCGATTCCCGTTTTGGCCGTAACCGCTTTCGCGGCAAAGGGTGATGAAGAACGGATACGTTCAGCAGGGGCGGCGGGCTATCTGTCAAAACCCGTTTCGATCCTGCCGTTTATGAATGCGGTGAAGGAATTGGTCCCGACCTAGAAAGCAAGCATTTCGACACAATAAATCGTCATGGTGATGGCCAGACCGCCTAAGAAAATGCGGTATGCGTAGGATAGAAAACGATATTTCCGGTTGTATAAAACCTGACCGTTTTGATGGATGTCTTTCAACATCGTGCGGAACAGCGTTTCATCTGTTGCAAATTGATCCATCAAAGTCTCGGTCCATTCATCCTCGCTGATCGCAGCGAAGTGACCAAAAAAGAGCGGGTTAAAGGCCTTGGGATCCCTTGGCGGTTTACCCAAAGATGGCAGGACAGCCATCACCGCACACAAGGAAGACAAGAATGCTGTGGCGGCCAAACTCAAGGTGGAGACATTAATCTCGCTTCCAATGAGGCGCGTGACGGCGAGAGAGAAAACGACAAATGTCGCGCCGATCAAAATAGACGCCTTTTGATCGGCCATTTGGGAAAGCGTCAGTGTGTTCATTTGCGCGGTGCGGACAAGATGAATTGATTGCGGCGAGAATGTGCGCGCAGATGCCGTGTCGCCTTCAGATTGAACCTCCGGCTCACAATCTTTCGCGGCATTTTCGGCCTCGGCTTGTTTCACAGCGTTATACCCCCACATTCGCGGTTTAAGCATGTGCCAGTGGTGGGAAAGCTTGACAAGCTTGGTCCCTAAACGCTTTTCAGGCGTTGAAGTTGGGACAAACCCAGAATTTATTGCACGCCATCATGGCCAAACAAGAGCAAACATCATCATGACCGAAGCCGAAGTCGACGAACGCATCCGCGGACTTATTGAGCCTTTCAACAAGAAGGGCGTTACAATCACCAATGAGACAACCTTTGCCAAAGATCTCGAATTTGACAGCCTGACGGTCATGGATTTCGTCGCTGAAATCGAAGACGAATTCGACATAATCATCAGTATGAACCAGCAGGCTGAAATCGAAACCTATGGTCTT comes from the Erythrobacter sp. Alg231-14 genome and includes:
- a CDS encoding 3-hydroxyacyl-CoA dehydrogenase NAD-binding domain-containing protein codes for the protein MRKIAVIGAGQMGTGIAQTVAAQGMQVLLADIDLATAEAGKSKIEKAAGKLVGRGKIEVDAAEALLSKVVPIGDYAPMADAELIIEAATEKEPIKQSIFENAGKVLGKDAIMASNTSSIPITRMANHSPDPERFIGLHFFNPVPVMGLIEVIPGLATSKETTDRVTAFAEGLGKEVVLSQDEPGFVVNRILLPMINEAVFVLGQSTAGIEDIDKGCRLGLNHPMGPLQLADFVGLDTCLDIINVLYRTTRDTKYRPAPLLVKYVEAGWLGRKTDRGFYDYSGDVPVPTR
- the gluQRS gene encoding tRNA glutamyl-Q(34) synthetase GluQRS, with product MKPLSSNAAQIVTRFAPSPNGPMHLGHAYSAVVAHDLAKDAGGSFIVRIEDIDGARSRPDLIDEYLRNLEWLGLEWDEVPLQSTRLDSYDDAAQALLARGLLYPCTCTRKDIEKAGARHGPDGLIYPGTCKKKPFDPSKPAAFRLDVDKAMREVGEVEWVDDIAGTLVADPQMYGDVVLVRKDAPASYHLAATLDDAADGVTLVTRGKDLFSATHIHRLLQALLKLPVPRWHHHGLLLDDDGKKLAKRRGSPALAERREAGEDGLMLAEQLRLHKLKGGIFG
- a CDS encoding PilZ domain-containing protein, whose translation is MTGLETRSVSRDSLFLLANVRVEQETEQHRVRVRNLSDGGMMGEGTMRVKRGNRVEVELRNIGKIDGSVAWVQDQRFGIAFDEEVDSQRARAPQAEVNTAAIVNSGPSYAHRAPPQPDASSLRKV
- a CDS encoding GNAT family N-acetyltransferase; this translates as MNDDSPAQSDLTVRLAPGVGQFNAAQWNSLGGDRNPFISHEFLTSLEDSGSVGEGTGWDPAPIAITDGQDRLLAAMPSYAKGHSQGEYVFDQSWADALHRAGRNYYPKLQIASPFTPANGPRLLLSDPALSGHLLKGAEIVCEQNGLSSAHATFIDPDQVSLFEDADWLLRNDLQFHWLNRDYDNFDGFLDELASRKRKNLRKERAAARSGLRIERLTGDDIKPEHWDAFWVFYQDTGARKWGTPYLTREAFTLMGERMGDRMVLILAYDEGVAIAGALNFIGSDAIYGRYWGCTRDVRFLHFELCYYQAIDIAIERRLPRVEAGAQGGHKLARGYEPVQTWSAHWLAEPGFRAAVADFLDREREGVATDQLILDDRTPFKKGG
- a CDS encoding ABC transporter substrate-binding protein, yielding MTLPARRGGVFRICLTIILTIIVSSCGPGTDRGAVAVAIIGDGDGDDLFQSGVRLSTAAQHLRGSTNEGLVGLDPAGQVVPAIAERWIVTDDGLSYIFRLRNSNWPDGEAITAAEARILLEDTIRRLDGTSLGLDLAKITEIRAMTGRVVELRLSGPMPDFLRLLAQPELGFVNQGNGAGPMVMSGDEESVQARLRALPPQERGLPAREDWAEVSRGVTVQALPGRAAVDAFANGEVDVLMGGTIATFPMAQLGPLSRGTVQVDPTLGVFGLMVRRESGVLSDAALREALSMAIDRSELIQPFGLGGWQASQWLVPQELFSPAQYPQGRWGGQSIEDRRNIATRRIAQWAAQSDEEPTVRVGLPDGPGSDLLFEELSNAWQAIGVTSVRAGLGEGADLELHDRLARYSSPRWFLNQFNCSLEMGLCSAEADALIQESLTLKDPEAKLSLLVDAHALLTQEEVFIPLGAPVRWSLVRGGVNGYQANQWGLHPLFPLSQPTT
- a CDS encoding HIG1 domain-containing protein; translation: MTYIWIPLLIVLCILVLAAFIRGVIAFLKTTKIDLETGEGETVTEMQMLQNKAMFARIKYQAAAIAVVAVVALLAST
- a CDS encoding DUF4112 domain-containing protein codes for the protein MGLALPTGTDPVSIRARVEAMELLLERSFRIPGVNVPIGLDALIGLIPVLGDIVTTAMGAYLVWEARNLGLSKWHLTRMGANVAFDTAIGLLPLVGDAADFMFRSNTRNLRIIKKHLDKHHPETRVIEG
- a CDS encoding cob(I)yrinic acid a,c-diamide adenosyltransferase; the protein is MVKLNKIYTRTGDDGTTGLVDGSRTAKHSARIAAIGAVDEANSAIGLAICAIGDGQSAQSASHRSILTRVQNDMFDLGADLATPAENGDFAPSEMVLRIVDGQATWLEQRIDALNETLEPLTSFVLPGGSEAAARTHVARASTRAAERLMTQLAQEDAINPAAMAYVNRLSDLLFVMARVLNDDGASDVKWVPGANR
- a CDS encoding HNH endonuclease — protein: MFKSELIENAARFRSLAEDAGSNLSACPALVLNADYTPLSYYPLSLWPWQTAIKAVFLDRVDIVESYDREVHSPSLDMKIPSVIALRQYVKQSEFPAFTRFNVFLRDRFQCQYCGNEESLTFDHVIPRRLGGKTTWENIVTACSPCNMKKGGRTPKQAHMPVSMKAIRPTSWQLQQYGKKFPPNYLHETWRDWLYWDVELEA
- a CDS encoding sel1 repeat family protein — encoded protein: MKLETIKTDDATPLNDGVADLAIAKFLSEAAAGDVAALFNLGVAYSTGSNGVVCDLVEAHKWFNLAASRGHEEAGWCRADVSDEMTAREIAEAQRRARRWLSEERRAA
- the dksA gene encoding RNA polymerase-binding protein DksA; amino-acid sequence: MSAAATEDIDLFEKAKSLVGPDYTPSDDEEYMNDKQQAYFQLLLIEWKRSIHTAADQTLQSLADGPMREADLNDRASSETDWGIELRTRDRQRKLVSKIDSALRRIEQGEYGFCEVTGDPIGLRRLIARPVATMTVEAQEAHERREKVSRDN